The Blautia pseudococcoides genome segment CTGTGGGTCTTCCTTTTATCAAAGAGAAGGACTATGGCGGAAAGCTCCACTCTGTGACAGAATACACCATGAGCGAAATTATCGCCTCTGTGTATGACAAGATGGAGGAGACAAAAATCAGGGAAGGGATTCTCTTTATTGATGAGATCAACTGTGTGTCAGAGACCCTTGCCCCCACTATGCTGCAGTTTTTGCAGTGCAAGACCTTTGGAAACCAGTCTGTGCCAAAGGGGTGGATGATCGTGGCAGCCGGAAATCCGCCGGAGTACAATAAATCGGTCCGGGAGTTTGATGTGGTGACTCTTGACAGAATCCGCAGGATCGACGTGGAGGAGGACTTCGGTGTGTGGAAGGAGTATGCCTACAGTGCAGGTATCCATCCCGCCGTGATCTCTTACCTGGATATCCATAAAGAAAATTTTTACCGCATGGAGACCGGGGTGGACGGGCGTATGTTTGCCACAGCCAGAGGTTGGGAGGATTTATCCCAGTTCCTCTATGCCTATGAAAAGCTGGGAAAGCGGGCTGACAGGGAAGTGGTGGGACAGTATATCCAGCACGGGAAGGCAGCCAGGGATTTTGCCAACTATCTGGAACTTTTTGAGAAATACAGGACAGACTATCAGATCGAGGAGGTGCTGGCAGGCCGTTTTGAGAAATTTGCGGTGGATAAGCTGAGGCAGGCATCCTTTGATGAGCGATTCAGTGTGGTGGGTTTGCTTGTAGGCCGCCTGGGAACCGGGTTCTATGCATATTATGAGAGAGATTTGTATGTTACGGTCCTCTATGAAAAGCTAAAGGACTGGAAACAAGAGATGGAAGAAGGGAAATCCCCGTCCGGGTCCCTGTCAGCCATCCTTGGGCGGGAACAGGAGGAATATGACAGAAAAGAAAATGCAGGCCAGATTACAACGCCCGCCCGTCATGGGGCCGTAAAGATCATGGAATTTTTAAAAGCCCGCCAAAAGGAGACAGAAGCATATGAGAGGGAAGGCTTGGCCTGGGAAGAAATATTTTCAGGGGCAGCAGAACATTTCAGGAAGGAATCCGAAGAGCGGGAAAACCTTATAGAGGAGACCGGCAGCGCGCTGCAAAATGCCTTTGATTTTCTGGAGCAGGCATTTGGGGACAGTCAGGAAATGGTTATTTTCATCACGGAACTGAACACAAATCCCTACAGCATCCAGTTTATCAGTGAGAACGGATGTGACAGTTATTACAGGTATAATAAAAAACTGCTCTTTGAAGAGGAACAGATGAGTATTTTAAAAGAACTGGATGATATTGAGACGGATTTATGATCAGACCAATTCCCGGGGCATTGGTCTGCAAACAGTAACATCTTATGTACCTTTTTCCATACTCTGTGCAGAATGGATTGAGTGGGACAAGGAATCGGGATATAATGAAAAAACAGATAAAGACAACAGGAGGAGAAAGATGCGTATAGCAGTGTGTGATGATGATGAGACTGCGGTATCTTTTTTAAGAGAACTGATAGAGAGCTATCCAAAGCAGGGTCTCTGTGTGGACGGATACAGCAGCGGGGAGGAACTGCTTGGTGCCGGACGTATCTATGACATGATTTTTCTGGATATTGACATGAAGGGCATAGACGGGATTGAAACGGCCAGGAGGATCCGCGCCCATGACAGGAAAGTGAAGATCGTATATGTGACCTCTTATAAGGAGTATGCAGGCAGAGCCTTTTCTGTCCATGCCTTTGGATATCTTCTAAAACCTGTGAAGCAGGAGAAGGTCTGGAAGCAGGTGGAAGATGCCATGCTCTGGCAGGAGGAAGAGGCGCCTGAGGTAAAGCAGGTGGAGTTTACCACAGCAGAGGGACTTGTACGGCTCCCCGTGGACGCGATCTATTATTTTGAGTATCAGAACCGGCGCATTTTTATAAAGACAAAGGATGTGATCCATGAAATGCGGGGAAAGATATCAGATATTGCCGGTAGGATGGCTCAATATGGGTTTTCGGTTCCTCATAAAAGTTTTGTGGTGAACCTGTACCATGTGAAAAACATCAGGGGATATGAAATCCTTATGATGAATGGTGAATGGATTCCTCTGTCCCAAAAACAGGCCGTGCAGTTCAAAGAAAAACTCAGTCTATATCTGGCAGATAAAATGAGGTAGGAAGAAGGTGGCGGCAGGGTAATGAACTATATTCTGACAGCAGCGGATCTGTCTGTTCTGGGGTTTTTGTTTTATTGGTTTATGAATCGAATCGGGGAACGCCGTCTGAAAAAAGCATGGATTTATCCGGCGGCCTACGTGGTGTTTGCACTTTTCTGTCTGCTGACGCAGTTCCCGCGGAGTGAATGGTTTGTTGTTTTCTCCGTGATACTGCTTGTTTTTTTCTTGGAAACCTTACTGTTTAAGCCAAATGGGCCAGCATACTTTTATTGTCTGGTATATTGTATCGGGTATTTTCTCTGCCAGATCACAAGTGTCTATGCAGTGCAGTGGATCTTTACAAATATAACCACAGTAAATCTCATACGGGTGGGCTTTGAGAAAATCGACAATATGCAGTTGATCCTTTTCCTGATCAAATGGTTTACGGAGTTTTCCTGGACCTATTTCATGATAACAGTGTTAAATAAGGAAGATGAGGAGGACAACAGATTTTTCTTCTATAAATCCCAATATTTTATCTATCTGCTGCTTCCCGCATTTTCTGTGGTATTTATGGTATCCATCATCTGGATGAGTGCGGATTTCTTTGTGCTCAGGTATGGGTACGGTCTGGTGATACTGAATATTATCCTGATATTTTCCATCAATCTGATGCTGTTATACCTTTTCAGGCAGACGGGAAAAGGAAGCCGGGCACTCAGGGATGAGAAGCTCTACAAACAGGAGTCAGAGCTGCTTTACCAGCACTATAAAATCCTGGAGGAGAGTTACCAGGGTTCCAGAAAGGCCATACATGACGCCAAAAACCATATGCAGGCGGTTGCCCGTCTCTATGAAACCGGAGAAAGCGAAAAGGCTAAGGCCTATGCGGAAGATGTATTTCATCTGCTGAATCAGACGGGACATACCTGGTATACGGACAACAGGATGCTGAATATCATTTTAAATGAGAAGCTGGGACAGGAATCCATGCGGGATACAAGACTGGAGCTGGATATCTGTGACAGGTGCCTGGACAGAATCCGGGAGATTGATATTACCACCATTTTCGCAAATCTTCTGGATAATGCAGTGGAGGCCATAGGGGATGGGGAATCGAAATACTTTTCCCTCCAAATACAAAACATTCACTCTTTTCTTGTGGTCAAAATGGTAAACTCAAAAGGAAAAAAGAAAGAGAAAGCGGTACAGAAGCATCAGCACTTGGGACTGCAGAATGTGAAGAGTGCTCTTTTAAAATATGAGGGAACCATGAAAATCTCTCAGACGGACAAAGAGTTTCAGGTAAGTATCATGATACCGGATGAACAAAAGGAAATGGAAAGGGGAGGGTGACAATGAAAAAAATCTGGAAAATGGGTCTTTTGCTCTGTGGGGTTTGTATGCTGGGAGTGCTCACGGCAGGATGCGGAAGCAGCCTTTCCGACAGATTTGATGAGGATGAGGTCAGACAAGCCGCTGAAACCATGGTGAGCCAGGTGAATTCCGGGGAACTGGAGAGCGTATACGAAGATACTTTTGCCCCGGTCATGCGGCAGGCGATCGCCCTTAAACAGCTCCAGGAAAATCTGGACTATGTCTTTGATAAGCTGGGGGAGTTTGAATCTTTTGAAAAGGTCAGTGTGACGGGAGGCCAGGACAAGGATACAGAGGAACCCTACGCGTTGGCAGTCCTTCTGGCAAAATATGAGGATGGAAAAGCCCAGTACACCGTTACCTTTGATTCAGCTATGAAGTGTATCGGATTTTACGTCAAATAGAAAATACGGAATATGAGGCAAATGCCGCCGGACAGTCTTCTCAGTGAGGCTGTTCAGGCGGCATTTTACAGATAAAGGCATTTTGGTTTTTGTGCGGAAACGCAGTCCGTCTTTATTTAAAGAACTGTTCTCCATAACCATAATGTTCTACCACATAGTCAATATCCTTGTCACCGCGTCCGCTTAAATTGACAAGAATAGAGCCTTGTTTCATTTCTTTTGCCTTGCGCATAGCGTACGCAACTGCGTGGGCGCTCTCGATTGCAGGAATAATACCCTCTGTGCGGGACAGCTTGAAGAAAGCATCCATGGCTTCCTCATCGCTGACGGTATCGTACTGTACTCTTCCCAGATCACGGAGAAATGCGTGTTCCGGTCCAACAGAAGGATAGTCAAGACCGCTTGCAATGGAGTATACAGGAGCCGGTTCGCCCTTGTGGTCCTTCAGCATGATACTCTCAAATCCGTGCATAACGCCCTTTTCTCCATACTGCATGGAGGCAGCGTGGTCGCCCATTGTTGTGCCTCTGCCCAGAGGCTCCACACCTACAATGTCCACAGGGTCGTCCACGAAAGGAACGAACATGCCGATAGAGTTGCTGCCGCCGCCCACGCTGGCGCATACCACGTCGGGAAGCAGGCCTGTCATTTCCTTAAACTGTTCTTTGGCCTCCTCGCCCACTATGTACTGGAAATCCCTGACCATGAGAGGGAAGGGATGCGGTCCCACTGCGGAACCGATGCAGTAGATGGAGTCCTTATAATTCTTCGCATAAGATTCAAAGGCAGAGTCAACCGCCTCTTTCAGAGTTTTATTTCCGTGTGTGACAGGAACCACTTTGGCGCCCAGAATTTTCATGCGGGTAACATTGGGAGCCTGTTTGGCTATGTCCACCTCACCCATGTGTACCTCGCACTCTAATCCAAAGAAGGCCGCCGCCGTAGCGATGGCTACACCGTGCTGTCCGGCTCCGGTCTCTGCGATCAGACGTTTTTTGCCGATGAATTTGGCCAGCAGTCCCTCGCCCATGCAGTGGTTCAGCTTGTGGGCTCCGGTGTGGTTCAGATCCTCTCTTTTCAGATAGATCTGGCAGTTGCCGATGGTCCTTGAAAGGCGCTCGCAGTGATAGACCGGCGTGGGCCTTCCCTGGAATTCCTTGCGGATGCGGCGCAGTTCGCTGATGAACTGGGAGGAATGGCAGATGGTCTGGTACGCATCCGCGATCTCCTCAAAAGCCGGAACCAGCTCTTCGGTCAGGTAAGCACCGCCATAAGGGCCGAAGCGGCCGTTTCTGTCAGGGTAATGTCTCAGATAAGTTCTGTAATCTACTTCCATTGTTGTTTCTCCTTTATGTGCATTCATAAATTTTTATTCTTGCTGGCCGTTAAGGGCGTCCTTTGCCAGTTTAAAGCCGTTTTGTGCTGCCTTGGCCAGCCACAGATCCGCTTTCGCCTCGTCTTTTTCCACACCCTCCCCGTACCGGTAGAGGATTGAGAGATTGTACTGGGCGGCAGGGATATTGGCGTTTGCCGCCTTTTCAAAAAGCTGGAATGCCCGCTGTGTGCTCTCGGGCACAGCCTGACCGCTTAAAAAATATCCGCCCATACAGCACATGGCCCGGTAATCACCCTGTTCCCCGGCTTTTTTGTACCATCCAAAGGCCTTTTCGTAATCCTGTTTTGTTCCGATCCCCTCCTCATAACATCTGGCAAGGTTATACTGGGCATTTTTACTGCCGGTCTCAGCGGCACGTTTGATATAAGTAAAGGCTTTTCGGTCATCTTTGTCCACGCCTTTTCCCTGGGCGCAGAGAAATCCCAGATGCAGCAGTGCGTCCGCATGGTCTTTCTCGGCGGCTTTTTCATACCACTGGGCTGCCTGCGCGAAATCCACCAGGGTGTGTATTCCGTTTTCGTAGTAATAACCCACAGCATACTGCAGATCCTTCTGACCGTTTTCAGCCAGGATTTTCAGTTCTTCCAGGGTAAAATCCATATTTTTTGCGTCCATTGAAAATATCTCCATTTTTCTTTTGACAAATTTTGTAATATAGTGTACTGTTTTAGTAGGAATTAAATCCACGGTAAACGGCTGTATCGTTACTGTTCACGGGCCACTATCCCGGGAGGCATTTTCATGCTGGAAGCTTGAAAATCCCCAGGCAGCCAGCGCGATATGGAGCAGAAAGCTCCATATCTGTGCATCGCGAAGCGTGTTACTGGGCACGGAGTGAACAGTAACCCTGTAGCATTTGGCCATTGTTGATATTATATCATAGGAACCGGGATTTATAAACATAAAATGATGAAGATGACATCGGAGGAAATGAAAAATGCTGGAACTGAAGGATGTCTCCTTCAAGGTGGAAGAAGAGACAAAAGAAAAAGGGATTCTGGAGCGCGTGAGCTTTACTCTGGAAGACAACAAGTTTATTGCCATTACAGGGCCAAACGGCGGCGGAAAATCAACGCTGGCCAAGATCATTGCCGGTATTGAGAAGCCAACAGAGGGCAGGATCTATCTGGACGGTGAGGATATCACGGATTTAAATATAACGGAAAGAGCAAGAAAAGGCATCAGTTATGCGTTTCAGCAGCCAGTGCGCTTTAAAGGGGTAACGGTGCTTGACTTGATCCGGCTGGCGTCAGGGGAAAACATTACGGTTTCCGGAGCCTGTCAGTATCTCTCGGAGGTGGGATTGTGTGCAAAAGACTATATTAACAGGGAAGTCAATGCAAGTCTTTCCGGCGGGGAGATGAAGAGGATCGAGATCGCCACGGTTATGGCAAGGGGCACCAGGATGTCCGTATTTGACGAACCTGAGGCCGGTATTGACCTGTGGAGCTTCCAGAACCTGATCCATGTGTTTGAGAATATGCACAGAGAGATCCACGGCTCCATTTTGATCATTTCACACCAGGAGAGGATCCTGAACATTGCGGATGAAATCCTGGTGATCGCGGACGGAAAACTGGTGAGCCGGGGAAGCAGGGATGAAGTGCTTCCCGCTTTGCTGGAGGGTGTGGATGACTATTCCGGCTGTAAAATCTGGAAGGAGGGGGGAGTAAAATAATGGACGCTATACAGAAACAGTTATTAGAGGCAGTTGCCGGGCTGCACGAAATCCCGGTGGGAGCCTACAACATCCGGGCAAACGGAAAGAGTGAAGGCAGAAACAGTACGGAACATATAGAGATCACCACCCGGGAAGAAGGGGACGGGATCACGATCCGCATCAAGGACGGTACAAAAAAGGAGAGTGTCCACATCCCGGTGGTTATGAGCCAGGCAGGGCTTCAGGAAGTTGTCTGCAATGACTTTTATGTGGGGGACAACTGTGATGTGACCATCATTGCAGGCTGCGGCATTCACAACGGAGGAGATGCATCCAGCCAGCACGACGGAATTCACAGCTTTTTCATCGGAAAGAATTCCAGAGTGAAATATGTGGAGAAACATTACGGCAGCGGGGACGGCAAAGGCCAGCGTATTATGAACCCTGAGACCATCATTGAGGTTGGGGAGAACAGTGTCATGGAAATGGACACCGTGCAGATCAAAGGTGTGGACTCCACCAAGCGCATGACCAGGGCAAAATTGCTGGAAGGCGCCAGCCTGAAGGTTATGGAGCGCCTTATGACCCACGGGACCCAGGATGCGGAGAGCCGGTTCATTGTGGATATGGATGGGGCAGACTCAGGTGCCAATATTATATCACGTTCCGTGGCGAAGGATGATTCCCACCAGCTTTTCCAGTCTGTGCTCAACGGAAATGCAGCGTGCAGCGGCCATACAGAATGTGATGCCATTATTGTGGGGAACGCTAAGATCAGCTCCATTCCGGAGATAACCGCCAACAGCTCCGACGCGGCGCTCATCCATGAGGCAGCCATCGGAAAGATTGCAGGGGAGCAGATTGTAAAACTCATGACTTTGGGCCTTACAGAGGAAGAGGCGGAAGCCCAGATCATCAATGGTTTCTTAAAGTAAAACAGTAAAAGACCGCAGCGTCAGCCGGGCAGGTATACGGGACAAAACCGTATACAACTGCCCGGTTTTGTGCTATAGTTGGGTTAGTAACAGCGGCGCATTGCCATTGGGGAACAAAAAACATATTTATAGGGAGAGGTTTTTATGATTTACAACAATGTACGCCATGAGTGCAATCTGTATAATTTTTTCTTTGCACCAAGAGGGAACCGGAGAATGATGGAACTGGGAAGAAAAATCTCCCAGATGTATTTAAACCCGTTTGACCGTATCATCGGCATTATCGGTGCCAAGGACTCCGGAAAAAGTATGATGATCCAGGGGATGTTTCCGGGAATCCAGGTTGTGGACGGGGACGATGAATACGACATTACCAACATGCCCCTTCTGAATGCGGATGATGTGGGATTCTATACCCCCCGGACCTTCCATGTGGATGCCAGGGCAGCAAGAAAATATGTGAAGCTGGAGACGATCGCTGAGGCGGTCATAAGAGTGACTTCTCAGCATAAGAGAGTGATCGTGGAGCATTTTGAGATCCTGTATCCGATCCTGAAAAGGAATGCAGATCTGATGATCGGAATCGGCGAGGAGGTCATTGTGACACGGCCCTCCCTGTTCGGCCCGCTGCCGCAGAATATTGCGGATATTGTGTTCAAATCCCTGATCTACAGGAAAATGGCACACAGTGCAGAGGATTTATTCGGCTATGTAGTGAGAGATATTGAGCGGCCAAGCTATGTCCGGGCTGATATTCGCCATGGGTTTATGCTGGATTATTCGGAAAAACCGGAGAATTTTGACCTGGTGGAGATTGAGAAGAGGATGAAAGAGCTCATAGACCGGGATTTGCCTATCACATATTATGACGAGGAGCATGTGAAGATCGGAGATGACGTCATTTCCTGTACAGGCCCCCTGATGCATGTGGAGAGCACAGGGAAGATTGAGGGATTTTCATTGGTAAAAGAGTTTTTCTACGATTCCAAGTTCGGCTATTATATTGTTGCCGGAACGGTGGGGCATAAGGAAGAGGAAGCCAGTGACAAACTGAATACCATTGATATACTGGAAGAGGTATAAGAAAACAAGACCATCGAAAACCGGAAACGGGGCGGATGGTCTTGTTTTATACACAGAGAAAGGTTTTGATTGACAAGGCAGGAAAAATATAGTATTATGATGATATCAAAAAGATATCAAATTAATTACTGCGGCAGGCAGTCTTTTCAAGAGGAGGAAATGATCATGGAAGAAAAAGACGGAATCAGTCCAAGGAATAAGAATGTGGAGGAAAAAGTCCTGCACCCCAAGTCAGGTATGGGGATGCTGTTTCTTTTGATCCTGGCGCTTGTGGGAAGTGTTGCGCTGATGATCCTTTCAGGAGCGGTACTTTCTGAGGTCAGCGGCACGCTTACCGGTATCGGGATAACAGCGGCAATCCTGATTTTCTGTGCGGCCTGTGTGGGCTTTGCGGGCCTGAAGGTCATCAACCCCAATGAGGCGCTGGTTCTGGCACTGTTCGGTAAGTATTACGGAACCCTGAACCGGAATGGATTTTACTGGGTCAATCCTTTTGTGACAGGTATCAATCCAACCGTAAGAGCAGTGGGCAGCGCCAGTTCCACAGTTCTCAAAGGGATGGGCATTGAAGCGGAGCAGAAGAATACGGAAGCAAAAGCCAACAAAAAGGTTTCGCTGAAAACTATGACACTGGACAACAAAAAACAAAAGGTCAATGATGAACTGGGAAACCCCATTGAGATTGGCACGGTTGTTATTTGGAAAGTGGAAAATGCCACAAAGGCTGTATTTAATGTGGAGAATTACAAAGACTATCTGTCTATCCAGTGTGATGCCATCACAAGAAACGCAGCCAGAAGGTATCCTTATGACACCAGCGAAGGCGGAGATGAGCGCTCTCTCCGGGGCAGCAGCCAGGAAGTGGCAAGTATCATGCAGGAGGAACTGCAGCAGAAAGTGGTGGATGCGGGAATCGAGATCTTGGAAATGCGCATCACACATCTGGCATACGCTCCGGAAATCGCATCAGCTATGCTGCAGAGACAGCAGGCAGCAGCCATCATTGATGCGCGGCAGAAGATTGTGGAAGGTGCTGTCAGCATGGTGGAGATGGCCCTTCAGAAATTAAACGATAAAGATATCGTGGATCTGGATGAAGAGCGCAAGGCAGCCATGGTCAGC includes the following:
- a CDS encoding ATP-binding protein; this translates as MNIKRAKQEIKDAIEAYLIKDEYGEYCIPSIRQRPILLMGPPGIGKTQIMEQIARECEINLVSYTITHHTRQSAVGLPFIKEKDYGGKLHSVTEYTMSEIIASVYDKMEETKIREGILFIDEINCVSETLAPTMLQFLQCKTFGNQSVPKGWMIVAAGNPPEYNKSVREFDVVTLDRIRRIDVEEDFGVWKEYAYSAGIHPAVISYLDIHKENFYRMETGVDGRMFATARGWEDLSQFLYAYEKLGKRADREVVGQYIQHGKAARDFANYLELFEKYRTDYQIEEVLAGRFEKFAVDKLRQASFDERFSVVGLLVGRLGTGFYAYYERDLYVTVLYEKLKDWKQEMEEGKSPSGSLSAILGREQEEYDRKENAGQITTPARHGAVKIMEFLKARQKETEAYEREGLAWEEIFSGAAEHFRKESEERENLIEETGSALQNAFDFLEQAFGDSQEMVIFITELNTNPYSIQFISENGCDSYYRYNKKLLFEEEQMSILKELDDIETDL
- a CDS encoding LytR/AlgR family response regulator transcription factor, which gives rise to MRIAVCDDDETAVSFLRELIESYPKQGLCVDGYSSGEELLGAGRIYDMIFLDIDMKGIDGIETARRIRAHDRKVKIVYVTSYKEYAGRAFSVHAFGYLLKPVKQEKVWKQVEDAMLWQEEEAPEVKQVEFTTAEGLVRLPVDAIYYFEYQNRRIFIKTKDVIHEMRGKISDIAGRMAQYGFSVPHKSFVVNLYHVKNIRGYEILMMNGEWIPLSQKQAVQFKEKLSLYLADKMR
- a CDS encoding sensor histidine kinase, with the translated sequence MNYILTAADLSVLGFLFYWFMNRIGERRLKKAWIYPAAYVVFALFCLLTQFPRSEWFVVFSVILLVFFLETLLFKPNGPAYFYCLVYCIGYFLCQITSVYAVQWIFTNITTVNLIRVGFEKIDNMQLILFLIKWFTEFSWTYFMITVLNKEDEEDNRFFFYKSQYFIYLLLPAFSVVFMVSIIWMSADFFVLRYGYGLVILNIILIFSINLMLLYLFRQTGKGSRALRDEKLYKQESELLYQHYKILEESYQGSRKAIHDAKNHMQAVARLYETGESEKAKAYAEDVFHLLNQTGHTWYTDNRMLNIILNEKLGQESMRDTRLELDICDRCLDRIREIDITTIFANLLDNAVEAIGDGESKYFSLQIQNIHSFLVVKMVNSKGKKKEKAVQKHQHLGLQNVKSALLKYEGTMKISQTDKEFQVSIMIPDEQKEMERGG
- a CDS encoding DUF3887 domain-containing protein, with translation MKKIWKMGLLLCGVCMLGVLTAGCGSSLSDRFDEDEVRQAAETMVSQVNSGELESVYEDTFAPVMRQAIALKQLQENLDYVFDKLGEFESFEKVSVTGGQDKDTEEPYALAVLLAKYEDGKAQYTVTFDSAMKCIGFYVK
- the trpB gene encoding tryptophan synthase subunit beta, with the translated sequence MEVDYRTYLRHYPDRNGRFGPYGGAYLTEELVPAFEEIADAYQTICHSSQFISELRRIRKEFQGRPTPVYHCERLSRTIGNCQIYLKREDLNHTGAHKLNHCMGEGLLAKFIGKKRLIAETGAGQHGVAIATAAAFFGLECEVHMGEVDIAKQAPNVTRMKILGAKVVPVTHGNKTLKEAVDSAFESYAKNYKDSIYCIGSAVGPHPFPLMVRDFQYIVGEEAKEQFKEMTGLLPDVVCASVGGGSNSIGMFVPFVDDPVDIVGVEPLGRGTTMGDHAASMQYGEKGVMHGFESIMLKDHKGEPAPVYSIASGLDYPSVGPEHAFLRDLGRVQYDTVSDEEAMDAFFKLSRTEGIIPAIESAHAVAYAMRKAKEMKQGSILVNLSGRGDKDIDYVVEHYGYGEQFFK
- a CDS encoding tetratricopeptide repeat protein, producing MDAKNMDFTLEELKILAENGQKDLQYAVGYYYENGIHTLVDFAQAAQWYEKAAEKDHADALLHLGFLCAQGKGVDKDDRKAFTYIKRAAETGSKNAQYNLARCYEEGIGTKQDYEKAFGWYKKAGEQGDYRAMCCMGGYFLSGQAVPESTQRAFQLFEKAANANIPAAQYNLSILYRYGEGVEKDEAKADLWLAKAAQNGFKLAKDALNGQQE
- a CDS encoding ABC transporter ATP-binding protein gives rise to the protein MLELKDVSFKVEEETKEKGILERVSFTLEDNKFIAITGPNGGGKSTLAKIIAGIEKPTEGRIYLDGEDITDLNITERARKGISYAFQQPVRFKGVTVLDLIRLASGENITVSGACQYLSEVGLCAKDYINREVNASLSGGEMKRIEIATVMARGTRMSVFDEPEAGIDLWSFQNLIHVFENMHREIHGSILIISHQERILNIADEILVIADGKLVSRGSRDEVLPALLEGVDDYSGCKIWKEGGVK
- a CDS encoding SufB/SufD family protein; translation: MDAIQKQLLEAVAGLHEIPVGAYNIRANGKSEGRNSTEHIEITTREEGDGITIRIKDGTKKESVHIPVVMSQAGLQEVVCNDFYVGDNCDVTIIAGCGIHNGGDASSQHDGIHSFFIGKNSRVKYVEKHYGSGDGKGQRIMNPETIIEVGENSVMEMDTVQIKGVDSTKRMTRAKLLEGASLKVMERLMTHGTQDAESRFIVDMDGADSGANIISRSVAKDDSHQLFQSVLNGNAACSGHTECDAIIVGNAKISSIPEITANSSDAALIHEAAIGKIAGEQIVKLMTLGLTEEEAEAQIINGFLK
- a CDS encoding lantibiotic ABC transporter, whose amino-acid sequence is MIYNNVRHECNLYNFFFAPRGNRRMMELGRKISQMYLNPFDRIIGIIGAKDSGKSMMIQGMFPGIQVVDGDDEYDITNMPLLNADDVGFYTPRTFHVDARAARKYVKLETIAEAVIRVTSQHKRVIVEHFEILYPILKRNADLMIGIGEEVIVTRPSLFGPLPQNIADIVFKSLIYRKMAHSAEDLFGYVVRDIERPSYVRADIRHGFMLDYSEKPENFDLVEIEKRMKELIDRDLPITYYDEEHVKIGDDVISCTGPLMHVESTGKIEGFSLVKEFFYDSKFGYYIVAGTVGHKEEEASDKLNTIDILEEV
- a CDS encoding SPFH domain-containing protein, translated to MEEKVLHPKSGMGMLFLLILALVGSVALMILSGAVLSEVSGTLTGIGITAAILIFCAACVGFAGLKVINPNEALVLALFGKYYGTLNRNGFYWVNPFVTGINPTVRAVGSASSTVLKGMGIEAEQKNTEAKANKKVSLKTMTLDNKKQKVNDELGNPIEIGTVVIWKVENATKAVFNVENYKDYLSIQCDAITRNAARRYPYDTSEGGDERSLRGSSQEVASIMQEELQQKVVDAGIEILEMRITHLAYAPEIASAMLQRQQAAAIIDARQKIVEGAVSMVEMALQKLNDKDIVDLDEERKAAMVSNLLVVLCGNKDAQPIVNSGSLY